The proteins below are encoded in one region of Fodinibius salinus:
- a CDS encoding FUSC family protein produces the protein MRITERLQKGIQYVKEVSQDEQFYLSLRHAAGALIPLVISEMLGYETIGLEMMLGAFFVSGVDITGTFQSKAKALLITTALSISITFLLLVAGGQQFLVLGLLFIFIFGLAYISPFSLRYALMGIMGYLAIILAISMIGRFNSVSQILHHCFLLLCGSLWYIVYALVIHFFTGTRAITRRLARCMKQTTHYFQQRVALVEPEVNHDRGIFKLAQLQQELNETQESVRELLFSNTSLLSGRSSERRRYYLIFIELVDMHELAVATPIDYPKVRDLLHRYPEYNIIREIIDKIHDEMDLLAEVLLNDKEYKRPLKLQEELESLEQHLIQLKQDAFSDKEHDEEAYHTLKRIELYLHKQLQKVEVIQNIVLDYKTYKENQEVTDEAPSSDLSTTDLPQFVTPNPLNWGSIIDNLSFNSSYFRYAIRTATTAVAGYSLAHFLGFQNAYWVLLTILVVMKPGYGVTSKRFFQRIVGTLIGAIIAYGLYLLDPTHVASLAIFGISLTLAFTYVVRNYVVASSFFTIFVIFMYSFLNREIPSMVVFRVVDTIVGAVLVIGSVRFLWPSWEYQKFPLLLQHSLRDNKRYLQRVINYLFKGDYDEKEYRLARKQAYVNMANVISSYHRLADDPKSKQKGAQLSYDLALLNYMILSATTSLGIFLQRHPNQQFHYKEFEIIGEGIHDNLELAEYCLKKSSHSAPEGKVAKSDRIEEASEALSKQIYTLKEQLEARDMPSENPTETYLHYAHFNYLSRQLRWMLELSRSVLNRAAYPERYTGDSEPVDTKTSSA, from the coding sequence TTGAGGATCACTGAGCGACTCCAAAAGGGGATTCAATACGTAAAAGAGGTTTCCCAAGACGAACAATTCTATCTTAGCCTGCGTCATGCTGCCGGGGCTTTAATTCCTCTTGTAATTAGCGAGATGCTGGGTTACGAAACAATTGGCCTGGAAATGATGCTGGGCGCCTTTTTTGTGTCAGGCGTTGATATTACAGGAACTTTCCAATCGAAGGCTAAAGCCCTACTTATTACTACGGCCCTGTCGATCTCGATCACTTTTTTATTGCTCGTTGCCGGCGGGCAACAGTTTCTGGTCTTGGGGCTACTCTTCATTTTTATCTTTGGCCTTGCCTATATTTCTCCTTTTAGTCTCCGCTATGCTCTTATGGGAATAATGGGATATCTGGCTATTATTCTGGCTATAAGTATGATAGGACGATTTAATTCAGTTTCTCAGATATTACACCACTGCTTTCTATTACTCTGTGGGTCGCTTTGGTATATCGTTTATGCTTTGGTCATACACTTTTTTACCGGCACTCGGGCTATCACCCGTCGGCTTGCTCGATGCATGAAACAAACTACACATTACTTTCAACAGCGTGTGGCTCTTGTTGAACCAGAGGTTAACCATGATCGGGGAATATTCAAATTAGCCCAACTTCAGCAGGAGCTCAATGAAACCCAGGAAAGTGTCCGCGAACTATTATTCAGCAACACCTCTTTGCTATCAGGACGAAGTTCTGAGCGGCGCCGGTACTATCTTATTTTTATTGAACTTGTTGACATGCATGAACTTGCCGTGGCAACCCCTATTGATTATCCCAAGGTCCGAGATCTACTCCATCGCTATCCTGAGTATAACATCATTCGGGAAATCATTGACAAGATTCACGATGAAATGGATCTGCTGGCTGAAGTCTTACTCAATGACAAAGAATACAAGCGTCCTCTTAAACTTCAAGAGGAACTGGAATCATTGGAACAGCATTTAATCCAACTAAAACAGGATGCTTTCAGCGACAAAGAACATGATGAAGAAGCGTACCACACCCTAAAGCGTATTGAGCTGTACCTGCATAAACAGCTCCAAAAAGTGGAGGTAATCCAAAATATTGTCCTAGACTACAAAACGTATAAAGAGAATCAGGAGGTAACAGATGAAGCACCTTCTAGCGACTTATCCACAACAGACTTGCCCCAGTTTGTTACGCCAAACCCATTAAATTGGGGAAGTATTATTGATAACCTCAGCTTTAATTCCAGTTACTTTCGGTATGCTATCAGAACAGCTACTACCGCTGTAGCCGGCTATTCATTGGCTCATTTTTTAGGTTTCCAAAATGCTTATTGGGTATTACTAACAATACTTGTGGTTATGAAGCCGGGATACGGTGTTACCAGTAAACGCTTCTTCCAGCGCATTGTCGGCACGCTCATTGGGGCTATTATTGCCTATGGATTATATCTACTTGATCCTACCCACGTGGCATCACTCGCCATTTTCGGCATTTCTCTAACTTTGGCCTTTACCTACGTTGTACGTAATTATGTTGTAGCCTCTTCTTTCTTTACCATTTTTGTGATATTTATGTATAGTTTTCTAAATCGTGAGATACCATCCATGGTAGTATTCCGCGTGGTCGACACTATCGTAGGTGCTGTCCTTGTAATCGGTTCGGTACGGTTTTTATGGCCTTCATGGGAATATCAAAAATTTCCGCTCTTATTACAGCACTCTCTCCGGGACAACAAAAGGTACTTACAAAGGGTCATAAATTATCTTTTTAAAGGAGACTATGATGAAAAAGAGTACCGTCTAGCACGTAAACAGGCGTATGTTAACATGGCCAATGTTATTTCTTCGTACCACCGACTTGCCGACGACCCTAAATCTAAGCAAAAAGGAGCACAACTGTCCTACGATTTAGCTCTGCTAAATTATATGATTCTATCTGCAACTACATCGTTGGGGATATTTTTGCAACGACATCCTAATCAACAGTTCCATTATAAAGAGTTTGAAATCATTGGGGAAGGCATTCACGATAACTTGGAACTTGCCGAATACTGCCTGAAAAAATCTTCTCATTCAGCACCCGAAGGTAAAGTTGCTAAATCTGATCGAATTGAAGAGGCCAGCGAAGCACTTTCTAAACAAATTTATACCCTGAAAGAACAACTGGAGGCCCGTGATATGCCCTCCGAGAATCCCACAGAAACGTATTTACATTATGCCCACTTTAATTATTTGAGCAGGCAATTACGCTGGATGCTTGAACTTAGCCGTTCAGTTCTAAATCGTGCTGCTTATCCTGAACGCTATACTGGCGATTCAGAACCTGTAGATACTAAAACAAGTTCAGCCTGA
- a CDS encoding SDR family oxidoreductase, with amino-acid sequence MDLEIRDQRFIVCGASSGFGRAIAELLLDEGAHVIAIARREQKLKELTEDYPDRADIVAGDLTNDETHNKIEAAIGNEQLHGVVINAGGPPALSPLETAIYDWDQAYENVMRWKIELVLRLVSYFTSKDYGRILFVESQSVKQPIPSLVLSNSFRAGMVGFAKSLSQEIAKQGVTVNVLAPGSHNTPAIERVIEKAADGSDKSLEEVREEMEAAIPVGRMGEAEELASLTGWILSPHASYVTGQTISHDGGNIQGLFG; translated from the coding sequence ATGGATTTAGAAATCAGGGATCAGCGTTTTATTGTTTGTGGGGCCAGCAGTGGGTTTGGGCGTGCCATTGCAGAATTACTACTGGATGAAGGTGCTCATGTTATTGCTATTGCGCGACGGGAACAAAAACTAAAAGAGCTAACAGAAGATTATCCCGACCGGGCCGATATTGTAGCAGGAGATCTTACGAATGATGAAACACACAATAAAATTGAAGCAGCTATAGGCAATGAACAGCTCCACGGCGTGGTGATTAATGCAGGCGGCCCACCCGCTTTGAGTCCACTGGAAACGGCTATTTATGATTGGGACCAGGCTTATGAAAATGTAATGCGCTGGAAAATTGAACTGGTGTTGAGATTGGTCTCATATTTCACTTCAAAAGATTATGGGCGAATATTATTTGTAGAAAGCCAATCGGTAAAGCAACCTATTCCTTCGTTGGTCCTCAGCAATTCATTTCGCGCCGGCATGGTGGGTTTTGCAAAATCATTGTCTCAGGAAATTGCCAAACAAGGCGTAACCGTTAATGTGCTGGCTCCAGGCTCCCATAACACACCTGCGATTGAACGTGTGATCGAAAAAGCAGCGGATGGTTCGGACAAATCCTTAGAAGAAGTACGCGAAGAAATGGAAGCTGCTATTCCGGTGGGACGCATGGGCGAAGCAGAAGAGCTGGCATCTTTAACAGGCTGGATTTTATCTCCACATGCATCATACGTTACCGGACAGACCATCAGCCACGACGGCGGGAATATTCAAGGTTTATTTGGATGA
- the hpt gene encoding hypoxanthine phosphoribosyltransferase, whose protein sequence is MSLYKPDTVQCNGEKFSIYLEQDEIQERVIEMGNELSEKYKDKDPIFIGVLNGAYIFLSDLMRAVEIPCEVDFLKLSSYGDEKVSSGQVTDLKDIDADIEGRNVILVEDIVDTGLSMNYLVDKLQKKNPESIATVTLLHKTEATHHDVQLDYVGFEIPTLFVLGYGLDYAQEGRNLAQIYILDED, encoded by the coding sequence ATGTCCTTATACAAACCCGACACCGTTCAATGCAATGGAGAAAAATTCAGCATCTATTTAGAGCAGGATGAAATTCAGGAACGCGTTATCGAGATGGGGAATGAGCTGTCGGAAAAGTATAAGGATAAAGATCCTATTTTTATTGGCGTCTTAAACGGTGCCTATATTTTTCTTTCCGATCTGATGCGTGCTGTTGAAATTCCCTGCGAAGTTGACTTTTTGAAGCTCAGCAGCTACGGAGATGAAAAAGTATCGTCGGGACAGGTAACTGACCTCAAAGATATTGACGCTGATATTGAAGGACGAAATGTAATCCTTGTTGAAGATATTGTAGATACTGGTTTGTCGATGAACTATTTGGTGGATAAGCTACAAAAGAAAAATCCCGAATCTATTGCCACGGTTACACTGCTGCACAAGACTGAAGCTACCCACCATGATGTACAACTTGATTATGTGGGCTTTGAGATACCCACCCTTTTTGTACTTGGCTATGGATTAGATTATGCCCAAGAGGGACGGAATCTTGCTCAGATCTATATCTTAGATGAGGATTAG
- a CDS encoding secondary thiamine-phosphate synthase enzyme YjbQ, which produces MWYQTNITLTAKSRGYHIITDEILSEIPEIKKVQTGIAHIFIQHTSASLTINENADPSVRRDFATHFKRMVPEDTSMYEHTLEGPDDMTSHIKSSMLGHSVSIPITDGKLNLGTWQGIYLCEHRNNGGRRKLVVTLHGE; this is translated from the coding sequence ATGTGGTATCAAACTAACATAACGCTTACTGCCAAGTCACGGGGATATCATATTATTACGGATGAGATCCTCAGCGAAATTCCCGAGATCAAAAAGGTTCAAACAGGTATTGCTCATATCTTTATCCAGCATACCAGTGCCAGCCTGACGATCAACGAAAATGCCGATCCTTCGGTACGGCGTGACTTTGCCACTCACTTTAAGCGCATGGTACCCGAAGATACCTCTATGTATGAACACACGCTTGAAGGTCCCGATGATATGACCTCTCACATTAAAAGCTCCATGCTGGGCCATTCAGTATCTATCCCCATAACCGACGGGAAGTTAAACCTCGGAACCTGGCAAGGGATTTACTTATGTGAACATCGAAATAACGGCGGGCGGCGGAAACTGGTTGTTACCTTACACGGAGAATAA